In one Dermatophilaceae bacterium Sec6.4 genomic region, the following are encoded:
- a CDS encoding heavy metal translocating P-type ATPase, with protein MTTVDQHPDVEQDRLELDVGGMSCAACANRVEQKLNKLPGVYASVNLATDRVVVTGLGDGDSAVAIAAVESAGYTAVLHNPDDDEWTRRASQMRLSGLRRRLAVSALLTVPLCDLTILLALVPGLRFNGWQALCVLLAIPIVTWAAWPFHKATWRGLQHGVLSMDTLVSLGALVSFGWALYALLVHPSTTPGYWLGFGSTPAGADAIYLDVAAGMVTFQLGGRYFETRARGQVGDVMQALASLAVKQARILKDGIERLIPTEQLQTGDRFVVLPGERVVADGVLVAGGGSIDTSAMTGESTPSEVADGEQIIGGTTNLTGRLVIEATAVGQRTRLAQMAAIAQEAQRRKSRAQKLADRVTGYFVPVVMLIALGVAIGWWFGSGADAALANGVAVLIIACPCALGLATPTALMVGIGRGGQLGILIKGHDALEASGRIDTVVFDKTGTLTTGRMRVQQVELLDEMSQVDVVRYAAALESASEHPIAAAVVRYAEPMVGRPTPPELFEAFPGAGAVATIDGLRCVIGTADLLERHAVAFTGPAQLAVARAAGEGNSAVLLAVDGRLVAVLAISDTVRTSAAPAVQALHEIGLHTVLLTGDSLQTATVVAGQLGIQDVYARVLPDDKAARIEALRAEGRCVAMVGDGINDSAALATADLGMALVRGTDIAMKSADIILVRDELRVVVDAVQLARRTQRTIRGNLVWAFAYNVAAIPIAAAGLLNPLIAAAAMAMSSMLVISNSLRLRNFAPHR; from the coding sequence ATGACGACCGTTGACCAGCACCCGGACGTCGAGCAGGACCGACTGGAGCTGGACGTCGGCGGCATGTCCTGCGCAGCATGCGCGAACCGGGTCGAGCAGAAGTTGAACAAGCTGCCGGGTGTCTATGCCTCGGTCAATCTCGCCACGGATCGTGTGGTGGTAACCGGCCTGGGGGATGGCGATTCTGCAGTCGCTATCGCCGCCGTGGAGAGCGCGGGCTACACCGCGGTCCTGCACAACCCGGACGACGACGAGTGGACCCGTCGGGCCTCACAGATGCGCCTGAGCGGGCTTCGTCGGCGCCTGGCGGTATCGGCCCTGCTCACCGTTCCGCTGTGCGACCTGACGATCCTGCTCGCGCTCGTGCCAGGGTTGCGATTCAACGGGTGGCAGGCGTTGTGCGTGCTACTGGCCATCCCGATCGTGACGTGGGCGGCGTGGCCGTTCCACAAGGCGACGTGGCGCGGGTTGCAGCACGGCGTCCTCAGCATGGACACGCTGGTCTCACTGGGTGCGCTGGTGTCCTTCGGGTGGGCGTTGTACGCCCTGCTGGTGCACCCGTCAACGACACCGGGCTACTGGCTGGGCTTCGGATCGACCCCCGCCGGCGCCGACGCCATCTACCTCGACGTCGCTGCGGGCATGGTGACCTTCCAGCTCGGCGGCCGGTATTTCGAAACCCGCGCCAGGGGCCAGGTGGGTGATGTCATGCAGGCCCTTGCCTCCCTTGCGGTCAAGCAAGCACGCATCCTCAAAGACGGAATCGAACGTCTCATCCCCACCGAACAGCTGCAGACCGGCGACCGGTTCGTGGTCCTGCCCGGTGAGCGGGTGGTAGCCGACGGCGTGCTGGTGGCCGGTGGCGGCAGCATCGACACCAGCGCGATGACCGGCGAGTCGACGCCCTCAGAAGTGGCCGACGGCGAACAGATCATCGGTGGGACGACAAATCTGACCGGCCGGCTGGTCATCGAGGCGACCGCCGTGGGACAGCGCACCCGGCTCGCGCAGATGGCAGCGATCGCCCAGGAGGCCCAGCGGCGCAAGTCCCGGGCCCAGAAGCTGGCGGACAGGGTGACGGGCTACTTCGTACCCGTCGTCATGCTGATCGCGCTGGGAGTAGCCATCGGCTGGTGGTTCGGATCCGGAGCCGACGCCGCCCTCGCGAACGGGGTGGCAGTCCTGATCATTGCCTGTCCGTGCGCGCTCGGTCTGGCAACACCCACCGCGTTGATGGTCGGTATCGGGCGCGGTGGACAACTGGGCATCCTCATCAAGGGTCACGACGCACTGGAGGCCAGCGGTCGCATCGACACGGTGGTCTTCGACAAGACCGGTACCCTCACCACCGGCCGGATGCGGGTCCAGCAGGTCGAACTGCTCGACGAGATGTCGCAGGTGGATGTCGTGCGGTACGCCGCCGCGCTGGAATCGGCATCGGAACATCCGATCGCTGCGGCGGTGGTGCGGTACGCCGAACCCATGGTCGGACGCCCCACTCCCCCGGAACTGTTCGAAGCGTTCCCCGGTGCGGGAGCCGTGGCCACGATCGACGGACTGCGCTGCGTCATCGGAACAGCAGACCTGTTGGAACGCCATGCGGTGGCGTTCACCGGCCCGGCGCAACTCGCCGTTGCACGGGCTGCCGGCGAGGGAAACAGCGCGGTGCTCCTGGCGGTCGACGGGCGTCTCGTCGCGGTGCTCGCGATCAGCGATACCGTCCGGACGTCGGCAGCACCCGCAGTGCAGGCACTGCACGAGATCGGCTTACACACCGTGCTCCTGACCGGCGACTCACTGCAGACGGCGACCGTCGTGGCCGGCCAGCTGGGTATCCAGGACGTGTATGCCCGGGTGCTGCCGGACGACAAGGCCGCTCGCATCGAGGCACTGCGAGCCGAAGGTCGATGCGTCGCGATGGTCGGTGACGGCATCAACGACTCGGCCGCTCTCGCCACTGCCGACCTCGGGATGGCGCTGGTCCGCGGAACGGACATCGCGATGAAGTCGGCTGACATCATCCTCGTCCGGGACGAACTACGGGTCGTCGTGGACGCCGTGCAACTCGCCCGTCGCACGCAACGCACCATTCGCGGCAACCTGGTGTGGGCCTTCGCCTACAACGTGGCGGCGATCCCTATCGCGGCTGCAGGTCTGTTGAACCCGCTCATCGCGGCGGCCGCGATGGCGATGAGTTCGATGCTGGTCATTTCCAATTCGCTGCGGCTGCGCAACTTCGCACCGCACCGATGA
- a CDS encoding cytochrome c oxidase assembly protein encodes MTESASAPVIPTFSAVRVLALLVIPLALVLLSVARLGAAGYLPIELHFPGTATALTSAALQLVAGVSAACCLGWWVLVVFITPRRGRDRMVLGAHREFRPMFWTALLWGAASTALVVVDGSDAAGRPLSSLARGGTVGSLIHANELPRAWIVVAVCAFAIAGLALLMSSWDFVPLVVILGFVAVLAPVVITQVLIGPNHDYGSDLATIGTPTFTVLAGVLIALRCGGHILTVEPLAQVRVRRVVLIGAAVTVLTDIGVAWFELAGTAPWSNATGRWFIARDLLILAAAGFAVRRTRFSSPGKPADSAGSAARSLPGQSLTGQLQDGAAALLILLAIAATVVRQRIPSPQYFVPTSTAQKFFGFDLRTTPHLFELVFDWRINILFLVISVVAIVAYLLGVLRLHRRGDHWPPGRTVAWICGWVVVVLTTSSGLGRYAGAVFSVHMALHMSLNMLGPLLMVLGGPTTLALRATRSHARSEPAGPHEWLTVLLKSRFLSWLYNPLEVFAVFILSYYVLYFSPLFADTLRFQWAHQLAYLHFILAGYLFYGLTIGVDPPPRTVPYLGKLGLILAAMPFHAFFGVIVMTRDTVIAKSLYTFLNEPWMTDLPHDQYVGGGIAWAAGEFPLVIIIIALVMQWSRQDARVAKRVDRHLDSGADSSFDAYNEMLARMGAPSKGPVDDDR; translated from the coding sequence GTGACTGAGTCCGCGTCTGCCCCGGTAATACCGACCTTCTCCGCAGTGCGGGTGTTGGCGCTCCTGGTCATACCTCTGGCTCTCGTACTCCTGTCTGTGGCCCGGCTCGGCGCGGCGGGGTATCTGCCCATCGAGTTGCACTTTCCAGGCACGGCGACTGCGTTGACCAGCGCCGCCCTGCAGCTCGTTGCGGGTGTCTCAGCAGCCTGCTGCCTCGGCTGGTGGGTCCTGGTCGTCTTCATCACCCCCCGCCGTGGACGGGACCGGATGGTCCTGGGGGCGCACCGCGAATTCAGGCCGATGTTCTGGACCGCGTTGCTCTGGGGTGCAGCCAGCACCGCCCTGGTTGTCGTCGACGGTTCGGACGCCGCAGGGCGGCCGTTGAGCTCCCTGGCACGGGGGGGAACGGTCGGCTCACTGATCCACGCGAACGAGCTGCCCCGGGCCTGGATCGTGGTCGCGGTCTGCGCGTTCGCGATTGCCGGGCTCGCTCTGCTGATGTCATCGTGGGACTTCGTACCGCTCGTCGTGATCCTGGGGTTCGTGGCCGTCCTCGCACCGGTCGTGATCACCCAGGTGCTGATCGGACCGAACCACGACTACGGCAGCGATCTGGCAACCATCGGCACCCCGACCTTCACGGTGCTGGCCGGAGTACTGATTGCGCTCAGATGCGGGGGGCACATCCTCACCGTCGAACCACTGGCCCAGGTCCGAGTGCGACGCGTGGTGCTGATCGGCGCCGCCGTCACCGTGCTCACCGACATCGGCGTCGCATGGTTCGAACTGGCAGGCACCGCCCCGTGGTCCAATGCCACCGGCCGGTGGTTCATCGCCCGTGATCTGCTGATCCTCGCCGCCGCAGGTTTCGCGGTACGGCGAACTCGGTTCTCATCACCCGGTAAGCCGGCTGATTCGGCCGGCTCCGCTGCCCGCTCACTGCCCGGACAGTCACTGACCGGGCAGCTGCAGGACGGCGCTGCTGCCCTGCTGATCCTGCTGGCCATCGCGGCCACCGTGGTCCGTCAGCGCATTCCCTCACCCCAGTACTTCGTGCCGACCAGCACCGCTCAGAAGTTCTTCGGCTTTGATCTGAGAACGACGCCGCATCTGTTTGAACTCGTCTTCGACTGGCGCATCAACATCTTGTTCCTCGTGATCAGCGTGGTGGCGATCGTCGCTTACCTGCTGGGAGTGCTCCGACTGCACCGAAGGGGTGACCACTGGCCACCGGGACGCACCGTTGCATGGATCTGCGGATGGGTCGTCGTCGTCCTGACGACCTCCAGTGGACTGGGCCGATACGCCGGGGCCGTCTTCAGCGTGCACATGGCACTTCACATGAGCCTGAACATGCTCGGTCCGCTGCTGATGGTGCTGGGAGGGCCCACAACGCTGGCATTACGTGCCACCAGGAGCCACGCGCGGAGCGAGCCGGCGGGGCCGCACGAATGGCTCACCGTGCTGTTGAAGTCGCGCTTCCTGAGCTGGCTCTACAACCCGCTCGAAGTCTTCGCGGTCTTCATCCTGTCCTACTATGTGCTCTATTTCAGCCCCCTCTTCGCCGACACCCTGCGCTTCCAGTGGGCCCATCAACTGGCCTATCTACACTTCATCCTGGCCGGTTACCTGTTCTACGGGCTGACGATCGGGGTGGACCCTCCACCGCGGACTGTGCCCTACCTCGGCAAACTCGGGCTGATCCTGGCCGCCATGCCGTTCCACGCCTTCTTCGGGGTCATCGTCATGACCCGCGACACCGTGATCGCAAAGTCCCTCTACACCTTTTTGAACGAACCGTGGATGACGGACCTGCCGCACGACCAGTACGTCGGCGGCGGAATCGCATGGGCTGCAGGCGAGTTCCCGTTGGTCATCATCATCATCGCCCTGGTCATGCAGTGGTCGCGACAAGATGCGCGGGTGGCCAAGCGTGTCGACCGACACCTCGACTCAGGGGCCGACTCATCGTTCGACGCCTACAACGAGATGCTCGCCCGGATGGGCGCACCGTCGAAGGGACCAGTCGATGACGACCGTTGA
- a CDS encoding methyltransferase domain-containing protein, translated as MSPGSAEHLPLPDGSVDVVHARFAYFFPHPEFDPSAGLTEVARVLRPGGRVAVIDNDTEEWFCNHPDRTHVSYGYLLHVWITH; from the coding sequence GTGAGTCCCGGTTCCGCCGAGCACCTGCCACTACCGGACGGCTCCGTGGACGTCGTGCACGCCAGGTTTGCCTACTTCTTCCCGCACCCTGAGTTCGATCCATCTGCCGGGCTTACAGAAGTGGCACGAGTGCTGCGCCCCGGCGGCAGAGTTGCCGTCATCGACAACGACACCGAGGAGTGGTTCTGCAACCATCCGGACCGTACCCACGTGAGCTATGGCTATCTGCTGCACGTATGGATCACCCACTGA